The Tenrec ecaudatus isolate mTenEca1 chromosome 6, mTenEca1.hap1, whole genome shotgun sequence genome has a window encoding:
- the IGFBP6 gene encoding insulin-like growth factor-binding protein 6 translates to MTLRGLLPPLLLLLLTLQLAARAGGALARCPGCGQGAQAGCPGACVEEEDAGLPADEACSKAEGCFRREGEQCGVYTASCAPGLQCQPPAGDKEPLRALLAGRGSCRRARAPSGKNPKESRPQAGATRPQDVNHRDHERNPGTFTTSAQPGGVPDTEMGPCRRHLESVLQQLQTEVFRGAHTLYVPNCDHLGFYRKRQCRSSQGQRRGPCWCVDRMGQPLPKAQGNNGSPPCPTGSSG, encoded by the exons ATGACCCTCCGAGGGCTGCtgccgccgctgctgctgctactgctaacGCTGCAGCTCGCTGCCCGCGCAGGAGGCGCCTTGGCCCGGTGCCCAGGCTGCGGGCAGGGGGCGCAGGCGGGCTGCCCCGGGGCCTGCGTGGAGGAGGAGGACGCGGGGCTGCCAGCGGACGAAGCGTGCTCCAAAGCGGAGGGCTGCTTCCGGAGGGAGGGAGAACAGTGCGGGGTCTACACCGCCTCCTGCGCCCCGGGACTGCAGTGCCAGCCTCCCGCGGGGGACAAGGAGCCTCTGCGCGCGCTGCTGGCCGGGCGCGGCAGCTGTCGCCGGGCGCGCGCGCCCTCGG GGAAGAATCCTAAGGAGAGTAGACCCCAAGCAGGGGCCACTCGCCCCCAGGATGTGAACCACAGAGACCATGAGAGGAATCCGGGGACCTTTACCACTTCGGCTCAGCCTGGGGGTGTCCCAGACACAGAGATG GGTCCCTGCCGTAGACATCTGGAATCAGTGCTGCAGCAACTCCAGACAGAGGTCTTCCGTGGCGCTCACACCCTCTACGTGCCCAATTGTGACCACCTAGGCTTCTACCGGAAGCGGCAG TGCCGCTCCTCCCAGGGCCAGCGCAGGGGCCCCTGCTGGTGTGTGGATCGGATGGGCCAGCCCCTACCAAAGGCGCAGGGCAACAACGGAAGCCCCCCCTGTCCCACCGGGAGCAGTGGCTGA